The genomic window GATACATTCAAGGAGCGAGCATTGCAACTAATGTCTGTGACTCCACTAATAGATGGGTAAGgatcattttaacacaaatctCACCATACTGTCTCCTTATCAGGTTCAAATAGCAGTTTAATTATGGACTTCAAGAACAGAAACCGTCTATAAAAACAGGAAAGCACTtctgctgaaaagaaaaaagctttaGGTAGTAAACATGTGGATAACAtgagaggagaggcagagggTCTGTGGATGGAACCCTAGAAAGTAGGAGATCATGAAACACAACGCAGGGGAAAATGCCCTTGTGCTCATATTGTTCATGATTCATTGTACCACTCAGTGAAAGGCCTGAAtgcactgtgtgactgtatgctCACAGACACAATGACCTGCCCTGGCAGATGAGGAAACAATTCAACAATCGGCTTAATTCGGTGAACCTGCACACACtcaactccacacacaccaacatcccTAAAATCAAGGAGGGACGCCTGGcagcacaggtacacacacacatacacatgtgcacatacgcacatgGAGTCACCGCAAAAGTAAGTCAACAGAAATGATACATCACAAATACTTGTTCATTGCTGAAATATATGTCTCTGTTCTTCAGTTCTGGGCTGCCTATGTTCCATGTGATACACAGTATAAAGATGCAGTTAGACAAACTCTGGAGCAGATAGATATTGTCCACAGAATGTGCAAGAAATACCCAGATGACTTCATGTTTGCTGTTAGCAGTAAAGGTAAGATCAAAAGAAGACTTTTCAAGTTCAACttagaaacatttttgaaaaattgtgCTATGATTCCTTCTTTCTTTAGggtccttgaaaaaaaaaaagcttaaatgtTCTGCATGTCCAAAAATCCAGCAAATTTTCCATAACCATATAAATATACCACAATGTCATCTCACCCAGACACAAAACAGAGGCAAATCTAATTTTGAGAaggctgattggctgagctgtGTGTACGCAATAAGGAGCTGTTTGTTcgtcaaacaaaaatgttttgtggcTGTAAACAATAAAACTTTCAAGCCAAGTCTATACCTGTCAGCTGACATGCATGCTGTGTTCTTACAGATATTGAGGATGCTTTTGCCCAGAAGAAGACGGCCAGTCTGATTGGGGTGGAAGGTGGACATTCCATAGATAGCAGTATGGGTACTCTGCGTACCATGTACCAACTTGGCACCCGCTATCTCACCCTCACTCACAGCTGCAACACACCTTGGTGAGTTGTCACTCCACTTCTCCTTTTATTATTCGGATCAACTGAGAAGTGACAGGTTAAAGCGTTATAATTGTAAAGGTAAAAGGACACAAACAGGGTTTCCATGATGCTTAACCAGAAGGAAAATTACTTCGTTTAACCGGTATTCATAATGAGATAGTACAGCTTAAATACACAGTGACCCCATTATTTTTTCCACTCATACAACTCTGAGGGAAACATGGGTTGGATTCTTACAATACTACCATTTGACTCTCAGGAAAAACCTGCCAACTGACAGCGACTCCAACCCTGATACCATCATGTTCAAACTTGTTTGGTTTTGACTGACATCAAAGGGAGATTCCCATTGAGCTAGAATTGGAAGCAGTGCACAATTTACCTTTGTTCATGTAGAACTCTTGAAATGAGCCTGATAAACAAAAGATATAACATTAACAGTAACAGGGACCACGACGATGACGACAACTAAAAATTATGCGGTGGAATAAAATCATTGCAAATTTATAAGAATGAGACAATTATGACTTAAACGCTTATAGTAACAACAAGATTAATGTGAGTAAAAGAGTACTTTTGTTATTCTTGACCGACCATTGAAAACTCTCACAATtaaaatatgtaataataaCAAGAAACATTGTCATTATTCGTAATTGGTAATACTGACTTATTATTTAGCATGTCATAATTAAGCACAAATGTTTTCAGTAGTATTAATCTCTAAGTCATAGTAAAAATGTATGTCATGATAATGAGGTGGTTTAGAAAATCACAGTTACGAGTTTCTAAGAATTGTTGATTCAGTCATAATTTTGAgataaaatatgaacaaaagaGAGCCTCATCACAGCCCATAAAAACATAAGAGATAGCCCATAAAGGAGAGCCTTAGAATGGCCCACAAAATGATTATTAACAAACTGACTTAAACCAACAAGAGcttggagaaaaagaatgaaatttaAATTAGGACTCTCAATGTTTATAAGACACCCTGtcataattacattaaaaacGTATGTTTCttaaattttttatttcattgctacattttttctttacttttttgtttgtttctttctttttttctttcttttttttttttggttcgtTATTCggtttgtttgctttggttttgtttttctgtgacagaAACAAACTTTTCATTCATATAATTGTCTCTGTTCACCAGGGCTGACAACTGGCTCGTGGACACAGATGCTGAAACACCAGAGCACAATGGCCTATCTGATTTTGGCAAGGTGAGTTTATCGTATTGCACACTAGAAGAACCAAGCAGAACACAAGTGAACATGTTGTGGAATCATCAAAACATTCATTCCCAAAAGAATGTAACAGAACCGTTTTGATATAGCTTAATTAATTAGCCTGTAGCCTCTCACCATGGTCTCGAACTTTTAAGTATTCTCTGATATTGTAGGATTGCTTGTATTAGTGCTCAATTGTTTTAGTTGTAACAAATTCTTAGAAACTCATGATCCGATGGAGGATCAAATCATTTGAAGGTAGGGAGAAACATTTATGTTATCATTAGGTTATCATTGTTGCTTTGGGAGCAATGACAGATACTGAACATCATTGGAAGACATAAATGTAGTCTAAAATTCACAATTCAGCAGTTTTAGGTAAGAAAGCTTTATCACATGCCTTCTGTTTTATTGGGATATCACATAAGATTGACATCATTGTGCTGTGTGACAGTCAACGTGAGTCAGCACATAACTATCTTTTCAGAAATTGATCTGGGAGATGAACCGCCTGGGCATGCTGATAGACCTGGCACATGTGTCTGAAAACGTGATGCGTCAGGTCCTGGATCATTCCAAAGCCCCTGTCATCTTCAGTCATTCCTCCGCTTATACTGTGTGCAATCATAAAAGGAATGTCCCTGATGATGTGCTCAAGATTGTGGTGAGTTGAGGCACAAAATGCTCAAACTCAAAGCTAAAACAAGTTTGCAATGTATGTAGTATTTCTGACCATATCTAAATGTGTCCATTTGACATCTGAACAATGGCATGTGTCCTCATGGTATGGTGGGGGCAGCAGGCATATGAAATGTCACAGGTAGGTCATTTATAGTAAAAAAGGATTATACTACAAAAGAGGAGTTACCCTTGAAAACGTTCAAGCcataaaatgttataaaaacCACCGAAATGAGGATGTTGACATTTGAGCAACACAATGATTAACAAACCTGCCTGACTCACCAAcagctggaaaaacaaaaattaacttTGTACTCTACAGTTTATTAAAGGTGAATCCATATTTTGGGCTGGAGACACTGTGTCTATGAGCCTGtcatacacattttattttatttattatttatctcTATTTTTTTCCAATTCTCTTATAAATTTTGGGAACGTCTAGTTGTATGTGGACGGTTTTAAGACTGCTCCTCACATACCAGCCAGCTCAGTCTATGTGAGTCAGGCTATAACACTCTTCCTCCAATAGGTGTAAGGCCAACCACTGTATCTTTACCAATTATGACCCCCTTAGCATGACAACATCCACACATAGGCGTCTGACCGTTAGTGGTTGCCAGTGAGCCATCAGAAAGAGAAGAACCCTTGCCAGAAAAAAATAACCAAGGAAGCAATCATCGTGAGGGAACTTTGAACCATGAATCCCAAATGTGGGATACGCCTCTGCTCTATGAGATAACTACACATACTACCCAGGGCCCTTAGTTGTTGAGCATTTAGACTGGATCCACTTTGTCCTCTGGTTCAACACCTCAGATTTCTCAGAGAAGTCCAAATATATGTCCAAATATATTTTAGTTTTGCCTCAAACACCAGCAAAAGGGTGAATTTTTCAGGTGAGTTTAATAGCCTAATGTGGAGAGAAAGATATGCTCACAACAATTTCATGTCTGGCTTATAACGTAAAACACATTCTGCTGATTTGTATGGAAATTCATATGAGCATTTGCAGTTATTACATAACACCTCTGTGTTTCCCTTTcagcaagagaaaaaaggaattGTCATGGTGAACTTCTATAATGATTATGTTACCTGCAGTCAGACAGCTAGACTCAGTGATGTGGCAGGTGAGCCAAAGCCTTCTGACTGTAGCAGCTGTTGAGATATGATATCCAACCACTCATGGCAGTTTAACAGATTCCCCTCTCCTCCCATTATAGATCACTTCGACCATATCAAGAAAGTAGCTGGCTCCAGTATCATTGGTTTCGGGGGAGATTACGATGGTGTGGCTAGGTGAGCATGCACAATGAGATCATTAAAGAGCACTCTGCTTCCAGGCTTAACCTATTAACATTTAGGGTTATGCTGCTTTGCACTGTCTTTATTATTTCACTGACATAAGCCAACTAAGAGCTTCATTCATGGAGATATAATAAGgctgtatttcacacacacacacactgtgctgttaTGTAGAGTGCCAGAGGGTCTTGAGGACGTGTCCAAGTATCCTGATTTGGTGGCAGAGCTTCTGAGACGAAACTGGTCAGATGTGGAGATCAAACAGGCATTGGGGGAGAACCTTTTGAGGGTGTTCAAAGAAGTGGAGAAGGTGAAAGAagcacacccacactcacactccctcAGATCCTCTCACACAGCCTCTTTAGTGGCTGACTTACATTTCTTCCTCAGACAgacaacacatttacacacaaccCCAACTCTACTCCTCAAAGAGCTCAGAGCATGTGCAGTGGCCACGAGAAACTTCACCGTGCTATTATGACATGCGGATATAGTGTTTACATACTAAatactctgtttgtttgtgtcaacAGGTACGTGATGGATTAGCCAATGAAGCACCAAATGATGAACCAATTCCTCTGGAGCAAGTAGAAAACCCATGTAGAACCAATTATGGCTACCCAGACTCAGAGAACTCTGGAGGCATTTTGTCTTACAGCTCGATGGTTCTAGCTTTTACTTTGATCTTGGCTTCATTTCTCAGTTAGGTTAAATGACCAGCCCCCTagtggagaggtggagaattTTGAATGgttctcttgctctttcatgTGTCCATCTAAAGCTATTTTGACACATATCTCATGAAAATTACTGTATTGATTATGACTTAAAAGACATTATCCAAATAAGGGTTTAGTGGAAAAGCTTGTCAGAGTAATATGAACAAACTCCAATTCTGTGATAGCTGTAACATGAGACAAGCAACTGTCACACAAATACTGAATGACAGGTGTTAATACTTTTGAATTCATGAATGAATcagaaatcttaaaaaaaaaaataaaaaaaaaagaattcatgtGCACATTTACTGAATAAGCCATGTTATCTTCCAATTTGTAAATGGGCCAGTTTATAAACATCATGCCATACACATATTTATCATTTGGAAGCGGTGCTATTCACAACACATTCCCCCAATAATTCATGAAATTTGTAATACATAAATTTCAATTTTATATAATCTTAATTTTTGTAAGGCTTTACTTTTTGGGGAGCGGGAAATACTTACAAATAAAGGCACCTCTAAAGCTGGTTCTTGAATCCTTTGTCATTGAATATAACATGAGCTGAAGATAACAGCGCCACTCAGTGTTATAACACAATCCATTCGTGTGTGTAATGCTCAGTTCTTATGATGCTGGTACGCGGTCCTTAGTCAGGTTGGCACATTCAACTACAATCACAGCACTTACTCTGATCGAGAAACCAAAAGGCACTGTATTGTGTCTTTGGTTGAAGCTATACCCAAGGGCATCAGCAATAAGAGGGATGGGGGGGCGCACCCCCCACCCGCCCAATATCGGCAGAtccctctcctccacacacacacacacacacacacacacacacacacccgggGCAAATTTGTTTCCTCCCCAATGTCAAACTCCTTCCGACGCAACCGGCTATACCTTAATGGAGCAGATGGACATATGAATGAATCACAAAGGTCTATAGGTTTCAAACGGTTAGATATTTCATGGGTGGCTACCCAAAATCGCTAAATAGCAGTGCAAGTAGTCAACAGATTCATGGTAGATTACCCAATGAGCAATACTATTTCCAGACTATGCACAAAACTATCAAAGGTTGGCATTGGACTGTTTGCATTTCCATGAAAACAAATTCACTCAGATTGTAGCCATCTGGCcatattacactgtgtttaactgagaatgggtctgacagacagacattttcaagacaaaaagACACATTCACCAACTGTAGCCTGCAAAATAAATTTGCAATTATTTACAGTCTGCTGACAATACATGTGGATTAAGCATTCATTTATATAATCTCAACATAACCTCAAATGCAGTGTATTTACTGAATTTATATGAAAGATGGATCCCAAAAACATGTCATATGAAATTTCAGCTCAGATTAAAATAGCTCCTGAAGATACAGCTCCACTCAGAGGAGAAGTTGGAGAACAGCTATTTTTGAAGGATAAAAATATCTATAAATTTACAGCTCCCTCATGGGGTGAAGACAAGCCAACACAATttcactgtgagaaaaaagaatcaaGAATAAGAAAGATACTCAAAGTACTTAGAAAAACATATTAGGAATATTCTGCTACCATCTATTATTTGGTAGTCAGTTATAtcattttatgtatgtgtgtgttcgtgtataATCAGTTAACTTCACAGACAGTGGATATCAGGAGAATTACAGAGAATTAAGTGGGAATGGTTTACTTTTgtacaaacagacagtttattACATTAAATTGTGTAGGCATTGACATTGGTACATTTAATTACATTACATAAAATGTGTCAAGTTTCAGCAGACCGTTCTCATGCCCTGCACTCTCATTGGACAAAACCTGTCTATTCAGGTGTAGCTGTTACAAAGAAACAATGCAGTAAACAAGTGTGGGAATGTTGGGAAATTTTCAGAACTACATTGCATTTAAAGGCCTTTACAAGTTAAGCAAAACAGGTGCTGTCAAAGACTGCACCATGTCATCTCTGTCATCAACTTGTACCATGTTTCACAGTATACCACCTTGCTATGGCCTCATAAGATAGTTAAAGGTCCAATAGCTACAGgctcttttgtgtgtgggtgcCATTCTGTGATTTTCGGTAGACAGTATGTGCAACTgtgcacacactgtgtgtcacattattaaaaacacattataaaacaaaaaaagaaaacgtcaCAATCTTCTAGCATGGCTTGTCCTGAGGACCCAGCCTAGCTTGGAACAACAGACAAATAATCTCAGTTATTGTCCATAAAAACTTGCACACTATTCTTCCCCCCGCCCCCAGATTCTCTGTGTCCCTTACACCAGTGATTCCAAACTTCATTGAGTGCCCTTAAACCTTCTAAAAAAAAGTGACGTAATTTCAACTACTTTCTGGAAGTGTACACAGGCACCCGTCAAGTGAGCCCTTGGTGTGTGAGACTAAATAAGGGTACATGCGTTTCGCCTGCACCCAGGTCACAAGACAGACCataatgagaaacatgaggagGCTAAGTGGACAGGGCATGGTTCTCAAGTGACCATTAGAGAATGTCTGgaaacagtctcacacagtacagacaggagagaatAGAGAGTACAGAGTTTTCCAGCAACGTCTGTACAAGAATGAGTTTTGGGTTTTCCCTccctaaaacaaataaataacacaaaacttaaaacaagcaaaaccCTCCCCCAAAAAATGGAAActagaaagaaaagagaaacagacatacaaagaagcaacaaaatgtcacagtgttttgaaacagactccaaaaaaaaaagcaccacagAACAACATTCTATTTTTCAATCCAACTCACAACAGACAGCTGGCTCCAAAAAGAAGGTCAGTCCTCCTTGCGCAGGAAGTCCAGGCACTTACTGAAGGGAAATCCAGTCAAATGGACATCAGGTTGGGCTAAGCACCCATTGAGGGGAGAGAAGGACATCTATTGAGATGTATGCAGGATAACATTAAAATTAACTGGAGGCTAGGAGGAGTGCCCTTGCCCTCCTCGTGCATTCCCGTTGCTAGGCAGCAGGGGTGCACGGGAAGGCAGAGTGATCTTGTACGGCAGTGTTTCTTTGTTGAGCATCTTCTTGGTAGCACTGACCAGGCGGGAGTAGTTGTCAGGGTTGTACTCGGACGCAGGCTGGCGTGTGCGCAGCAGGGGTAGGCTGTCCCACTCTCTGCCCGTCGGAAACAGGGGCGGCCTGCGCTGGCACTCGCCGTCTTTAAGCGAATCGGGCAAAGGCTTCCGTTTGCTCTCGGGCAAAAGCATGATACACAGGACGGACAGTACAGCAAAGGAGGCAAATACCACATGGTGCAGGAAGTAGCCACCGTTATTTTGCAACTCCATCAGAGAAGAGGCAGCCATACCAACGCAACCAGCAGCCATGATCAGTCCCAGTGTACCAccactgaggaggagagagggagagagagaaagagagagagagaaagagagagagattatttcattttgtgtgaaataaaTCACACTATCACTATAACAGTCCTGATCCAACAGCTGGGCAAGCAGCCATTTAGACAGATAGTGGTTTTCTATAAGCAGTGGAGGGCAAGTGGAGAGAATCAAGGCATTTACTCACCGTACGACAGTCGGCAAAACCTCACTGGcaaaaaacacactcagcaTGGCCAGAGCCTGGGAGGAGAAGagaccaaacacagacaaaactaacACCAGTCCCCCACGCAggtctgagaaaagagaaagagagatttattATTACTTAAATCCCTTTAGCTCAAAACTTCATATGAGTGAGTACGTAACAACAGGTCACGGTGCTTACACTGAGTGAGAGCCAGCAGGACAAGAGAGGAGATGCCAGTGACAATGGCTGTGAGGAGCAGGATGCCTCTGCGGCCAAAGCGgtccactgacagacagaggaagatgcAGGCCAGTGCTCCCGTCAGCACCCGCAGGAAATACCCAAAGTAGAAGTGAGGTGAGTGGTTATGCAGGTTACGTGTGAAACAGTACTGGATTCCTGTGCCAATAAACCTACAGATAAACAGTATTAATCACTAATTATTCCTCTGTCACTTTAATTAAATGTTATAAATAAAGAtgtaagtgtaaaaaaaaaaagagtaaataaaaaaaataagcatgATTTTGTTCTGCCACTCTTAATGCAGCTGAGTGAGCTACACAGATACGAAAACAATAATGAGCCAGGAGATGAGTGTGGcacgttttttttcctctatgaATGGTTGTTTGGTTTCCATAGCAACTCACAGAGTAAAGCCCAGGATGAGGCAGTTTCTCCAAATGACTCGTGTGTGACGCAGTTCCAGAATATGATGATACTCGGGTGCAGAGTCCTCTGGATAAGCCACATCTATTTCTACACAGAGTCAGAAAGGCAGAAATAAGAAAGATGAAAatgggaaggagggaggagagacagagagagaaaaaaaatgatatgattGAGCTGGTTGAGTACACAAGTATTCTTCACTCCACCCAATCTTTTCACAATCTTACATGACACACATTCCAAGTCATACTTTGCTCCTCAGATAGAGGCTGGGCCAATTTGCCCCATTAAATCCCAGTAAAATGGGCTCTTTCAGCACGACCGATGGACTTCGATTTGCTGTAATGTAATTTCAGTCAGTGATTCAGGACATTAGGAACTCACTGAAAGGCACATAAAACAAAGAGTAGccttatcatggctgccacaGGAGCTTGCATGTGCTAGATGTTTTCACTCCTGATGTTCCAGGCTGTGAGAAGTGGAGCAGAGCCCAGTGCTGTGATCTTACACAGAGAGCTAACAGGCCCTCAGGATAACCAAATCTACACAGAAATATGAACATCATCTACAGTGAGAATACTTAGCACCGCTGGGAATGTCACAGGGGCTCATAGGAGAGTGAGGAGGGAGTGAGAAGACATCGTGCTACTTCAAGCTCGATAACCATGagggacacacaaacacacacaacacacaatacacactatatacaccacacacacacacacacacacacacaaaaaaccccaccagtTTAGTATCAGCTTAATAGACTTACCTGCATACTAGCTCAGTGTAATgctaaatataatataatgcaTACCTGAAAGCAGTGTTTCAGCAGGGTAGAGTTCATCATGCAGACACACTTTATTTTGGATCGAGAAAGCCTGCAGACAACTCTTAGCCTGGGAGATCTGAGCTGTGGCCAAGAGCCAGCGAGGAGACTCAGGGAACACTGAAGCAAAGctgtgataacacacacacacacacacacaattcatttCTTCCATAAAGACTATACAAatactacagaaacacacacacacacacacaaaaacatgtagGTGCACACGCtaacatacactcatataccaCCCCTTTCATCTCTTCAACACACTCCCACCTACACGTTCACAGGCAACCGCCTTCAAACAGTGTACATACCATATCACAtctcacaaacatataaatggTTGATACTTCTGACTTACTACCAGTaagagagcagcagcagcaagggCAATGTGGCTACTGCCTGTAACACTGGCCAGTCACCGCACACCACAGCAAGCCCTGGCAACAACAGCTcagcaaacacagcaaagaAACCACTGACCATAGACACCATGAGCCTATGCTGAGGATCACATACTTCCAGTCCtgcaagagagggagggggagcaTGGAATTCAGGCTTTGTGGAACAATCATAGAatacagggaaaaaacaaatcactttCAACACAATTACAAAACATCAATAGCCTTTGAGTATCTCTTTGAGAATTTGTGGTTATTTGTGAAAGTAAATGCGGCTCAGTGTGAAATTCCTCAGACTGAGTACTGAATGAAATGTCCTTCACTCTAGTGACTGAGTTTAGATATCTCTCTAAAGCCTCTAAGGAGAAAGCAGGAAGAGAGAGCTCATTTCCTTTTAGTACACACTGTCCTGCCATTATTTCTCCATTACTCCCTGAGAGCTAACAGTCCCTGACAAAGACGATAACTTTCTCTCCAAAATCACATCTGCCTTAATTTCTTATCTGGAAACCTTTTTCAGAAAACCTTGGAGgaatgtgttgtgtgcatgtctgtacaCATGGTGAGCCTCCACTCCTTACTAGCTTTCCCTGGTACTACCTACTCCTACGCTTTTCAGAAAATTCCTGCATTGACTCCAGGCAACCAACAAGTATGTTTCCTAGAACTAAGAGCCAGGGTCCTCCAATGTAACAATCACAGGAAGACAGATGCATGAAAATACTGGCTCtgcaaaaatggaaaaactcAAGAGTGGAGACCTAGAGGCTTGAGCTAAATTATTCCTGTTTACCCCTACACTATCACTCAGTGAATGTAGAATAGAagtggagggagaaagagatagaggcAGAGGGAAGGAATGAAGAAGATAAGGTAAGAAACTAGGAAGGAttatgttgaaaaaaaaaatcacaagtcTGATTTCCAAATAACTGTGAATACAGAATGGTATATGAGAAAGGTTAGGTGAGTGTTTTAGCCCTATCCAAAGGTAGTAccagtactgaatgagagataTGAATGGAATGTTGGCCACAGCTGAGTACACAGCTGACTACTGTCAATCAATTGCCCCTCCCCTGCATGTAGGGAAACTCCACTGAATATTCTTTCTCTTACGAGAATAGAAGACTCTTTCAAAATATGAGTCAACCTAGggaaatttattttttttactatttacattactgtctgttttttacTCAATTAAGTCCATAAGAAATAGattcaaagaaaataatatttaattatTACTGAGACAACATCTTCTCCCTTTCAGACAAAACTAGACTTCTTTCTCtaatttgtatttgtcttttcaTCTGGATTCTGCATAATCAAATTCTGTTGTCATTCTATTGTTATCACATCTAGTATCTAGTATCATCACAGAAGTTATGATATCCACATTTTGCCAACGGACAATCAGGATTCTCAGGGCAGAATTATAGAACCACAAATACCATGACCAGAAAGCAAGAGACAGAGCTGGGGTGAAAACTGAACATAACATGTCTCACCGTGTGTCTCACTTCTTCTATGCCTACAATATTGTTTTGTTCCAGATTTCAACTTCAGCCATGTGAAGAGGGAGACTTACGGGCAATGTAGGAGGACAGAAAGACCCCAGCCAGCAGGACCCCTTGGGAGAGACGGAGCAATAAGAAGACTGCAGGGCTGTTAGAAAGGCACACAGCCACACCCAGCACACCCGAAAGAGCCACAGACATCAAGAGTGCCTTACGACGACCTAACCtgaaaacacacggacacacatatgcatacctgttatcatatatacatatacacacaactactaatacacacatatgtattagtaacacacatacacacacacacacacccccaaaaaaaacaaatgatgctGAAAAGATACACATAAAAGTTTGATGAGTAACAGGTCCTGTGAAAATCAGTCAGGTGTAAGAGTGCTCACCAGTCACAAACTGTACCCAGCAGTACATAGCCCACGATCCAGCCTGTCATAAAGCAGATGTGCTGAAGAGGAATCTTCCAGTAGTTCTCACACACCAGATTCCACTGCACAAATATACAGGGTTTTACACattgaaattacacattttgaaATTATGACCACTAAAGAGGTGTTCACCAGAGTTCATTTCCACCAAGATCACTGAGGTCTCAAAAATGAGTCACGTTAACTGGATACAGACAGATACTTCTAACATCTTTGTAGTAATCTTAATCTTACTACTTAATCTTACTACTACTGCTCTATGTTGTGGCATAtttattatattcattatatactatgtatgTAACTCCTGCACTATGGCAATAACTTCTATCTACCTCACTATTCGCACTTTACGGCTACTTATTACGTTACCAGTTACTGcactatgtacagaaacaacctttattttatctttgttttaaatttattcctatttcctatttatcttatATTCTACTATtttattctatgttgtgtttggtgtgttctGATggtgttgttgcgacacttgaatttccctcaggatttataaagtattttgtatttgtattcgtaTTTGTATATGAGTTAACATTACTGATACATAGTCATATACACTTCTTTACAAGAGAGAAAATCTTCTCTGtgaatataaca from Chanos chanos chromosome 2, fChaCha1.1, whole genome shotgun sequence includes these protein-coding regions:
- the dpep1 gene encoding dipeptidase 1 — its product is MKWIGSLCFVTWALTITLAADTFKERALQLMSVTPLIDGHNDLPWQMRKQFNNRLNSVNLHTLNSTHTNIPKIKEGRLAAQFWAAYVPCDTQYKDAVRQTLEQIDIVHRMCKKYPDDFMFAVSSKDIEDAFAQKKTASLIGVEGGHSIDSSMGTLRTMYQLGTRYLTLTHSCNTPWADNWLVDTDAETPEHNGLSDFGKKLIWEMNRLGMLIDLAHVSENVMRQVLDHSKAPVIFSHSSAYTVCNHKRNVPDDVLKIVQEKKGIVMVNFYNDYVTCSQTARLSDVADHFDHIKKVAGSSIIGFGGDYDGVARVPEGLEDVSKYPDLVAELLRRNWSDVEIKQALGENLLRVFKEVEKVRDGLANEAPNDEPIPLEQVENPCRTNYGYPDSENSGGILSYSSMVLAFTLILASFLS
- the slc22a31 gene encoding putative solute carrier family 22 member 31, encoding MEFENKIFPKIGGYGRYNRIITLFSWFPNFAVSLNLFCDVFFTLIPESYHCKPDPTLLPSAFLLSNFSKQAYLNYTIPWVKGSGLSHCELYKYPTNFTNVTESVPREVVPCTKGWEYAKPAGLKSNFVTEWNLVCENYWKIPLQHICFMTGWIVGYVLLGTVCDWLGRRKALLMSVALSGVLGVAVCLSNSPAVFLLLRLSQGVLLAGVFLSSYIARLEVCDPQHRLMVSMVSGFFAVFAELLLPGLAVVCGDWPVLQAVATLPLLLLLSYWYFASVFPESPRWLLATAQISQAKSCLQAFSIQNKVCLHDELYPAETLLSEIDVAYPEDSAPEYHHILELRHTRVIWRNCLILGFTLFIGTGIQYCFTRNLHNHSPHFYFGYFLRVLTGALACIFLCLSVDRFGRRGILLLTAIVTGISSLVLLALTQYLRGGLVLVLSVFGLFSSQALAMLSVFFASEVLPTVVRGGTLGLIMAAGCVGMAASSLMELQNNGGYFLHHVVFASFAVLSVLCIMLLPESKRKPLPDSLKDGECQRRPPLFPTGREWDSLPLLRTRQPASEYNPDNYSRLVSATKKMLNKETLPYKITLPSRAPLLPSNGNARGGQGHSS